One window of the Candidatus Zixiibacteriota bacterium genome contains the following:
- a CDS encoding Gfo/Idh/MocA family oxidoreductase — MDKIKYGVIGVGALGRHHARWAGQISLFDFQGIYDIDNACMEEVSREIGCRTFVSSDELIKNCDAVSIAATTSYHYDIALKVIAQNKHLLIEKPITATIEQADEIIKYAEEAGVKLMVGHIERFNPAVEKLSDFDIRPSFIEAHRLAKFNPRGADVAVVLDLMIHDIDLSLYFIKSPIKEISASAVKIVSDSEDIANARLIFENGAVANLTASRISLNAMRKLRIFQTSGYFSLDLAEKQVDVYRLVDRSSSPSGDSMIPLGDSGKNIGYRQLGDKQVDMLEAELISFGESIINDAPVAISGREGRDALAVALDVIAKSRIAADRLKANER; from the coding sequence ATGGATAAAATAAAATATGGAGTTATAGGAGTCGGAGCCCTGGGACGGCATCATGCCCGATGGGCCGGTCAAATATCATTATTTGATTTTCAGGGCATCTATGATATCGATAACGCCTGCATGGAGGAAGTGTCGCGCGAAATTGGTTGCAGGACTTTTGTGAGTTCTGACGAATTAATCAAAAATTGTGATGCCGTGTCAATCGCCGCGACGACGTCATATCATTATGATATTGCCCTGAAAGTAATTGCACAAAACAAACATCTCCTGATCGAAAAACCGATTACGGCTACAATCGAACAAGCCGATGAGATTATCAAATACGCCGAGGAAGCGGGAGTCAAGCTCATGGTTGGGCATATCGAGAGGTTTAATCCGGCCGTTGAAAAGTTAAGCGATTTCGATATTCGTCCCAGTTTTATCGAAGCTCATCGCTTAGCCAAATTTAATCCTCGCGGAGCCGACGTCGCCGTTGTTCTGGATTTGATGATTCACGATATCGACCTGTCGCTTTATTTTATAAAATCGCCAATTAAAGAAATTTCCGCCTCAGCGGTAAAAATCGTTTCCGACAGTGAGGATATCGCCAACGCTCGGCTGATTTTTGAAAACGGCGCCGTGGCCAATCTGACCGCCAGCCGTATTTCACTGAACGCTATGCGAAAGTTGCGGATATTCCAAACATCCGGTTATTTTTCACTCGATCTGGCTGAAAAACAGGTCGATGTTTACCGGCTGGTCGACCGGTCGTCATCTCCATCAGGGGATTCTATGATTCCACTGGGGGATTCGGGAAAAAATATCGGATACCGGCAGTTGGGCGATAAACAGGTCGACATGCTTGAGGCCGAATTGATATCGTTTGGCGAATCGATTATAAATGACGCGCCGGTCGCTATATCGGGACGCGAAGGACGCGATGCCCTTGCGGTCGCATTGGATGTAATCGCCAAAAGCAGGATCGCAGCCGACAGGCTAAAAGCCAATGAGCGATAA
- the lpxB gene encoding lipid-A-disaccharide synthase — protein sequence MSDKKSIFICAGDPSADFPGKNLIEEIKRCDSNIDIFGLGGPIMQEAGLSSLADYKKLAVLGFWEIIPQVFFFRKLLKQAVIKIENSNPMAVILIDYPGFNLRLARRIKHLGIPIIYYISPQVWAWGKKRLAQIKYLVDLMLVIFPFEEEFYRRHQIPVKFVGHPIIDRYQDFPDAETCRDKLKIESGKKLIALLPGSRIQEVKRMLPVMIESAKRLSHYESHPEFIVAGVDNVPRSIYDNIISGSEIRMIIGQTPEIINAADLVITSSGTATVEIAYFGTPMVVIYKTGVLTFRIAKWLISLDSIAMVNIIAGRKIVPELIQDDASVANITREAISFLSDNEKYNRTVKDLNAVQIKLGEGDSGRRTVEAINEIISIC from the coding sequence ATGAGCGATAAAAAATCCATATTTATCTGTGCCGGAGATCCTTCAGCCGATTTCCCCGGAAAAAACCTCATTGAGGAAATAAAACGCTGCGATAGTAATATAGACATTTTCGGGCTGGGTGGTCCGATAATGCAGGAGGCGGGGTTATCCTCGCTGGCCGATTATAAAAAACTTGCCGTTTTGGGATTCTGGGAAATTATCCCGCAGGTATTTTTCTTTAGAAAATTGTTAAAACAGGCTGTTATAAAAATTGAAAATAGCAATCCAATGGCGGTAATACTAATCGATTATCCCGGATTTAATCTTCGATTAGCTCGGCGAATCAAACATCTTGGTATCCCGATTATTTACTATATTTCGCCCCAGGTGTGGGCCTGGGGTAAAAAGCGACTGGCTCAAATAAAATATCTGGTTGATCTGATGCTCGTTATTTTCCCCTTTGAGGAAGAATTTTATCGGCGACATCAAATACCTGTCAAATTCGTTGGCCATCCGATTATAGATCGATATCAGGACTTTCCTGATGCCGAAACATGCCGGGATAAATTGAAAATTGAATCGGGCAAAAAACTTATCGCATTACTGCCCGGGTCCCGAATTCAGGAAGTCAAGCGAATGCTTCCGGTAATGATTGAATCGGCAAAACGCTTATCGCATTATGAATCTCATCCGGAATTTATTGTTGCGGGAGTGGATAATGTCCCTCGTTCCATTTATGATAATATTATCTCCGGTTCAGAAATAAGGATGATAATCGGGCAAACGCCGGAGATAATCAATGCCGCTGATTTGGTAATTACATCATCGGGAACGGCGACGGTCGAAATCGCCTATTTCGGCACCCCCATGGTGGTAATATATAAAACCGGCGTATTGACATTCCGCATCGCCAAATGGCTGATATCTCTCGATTCAATTGCGATGGTGAATATCATTGCGGGGAGAAAAATCGTTCCTGAATTGATTCAGGATGATGCGTCGGTCGCGAATATCACCCGGGAGGCAATTTCATTTTTGTCTGATAATGAAAAATATAATCGTACCGTAAAAGATTTGAACGCGGTTCAGATAAAACTGGGAGAAGGCGATAGCGGTCGTCGTACAGTTGAGGCAATTAACGAAATTATTTCGATATGCTAA
- the lpxA gene encoding acyl-ACP--UDP-N-acetylglucosamine O-acyltransferase, which yields MIHKTAIISEDARLHETVEVGPYAIIEGNVEIDEGCSIGPHVQIAPGARLGKNVQVFQGAVVGSIPQDLKFEGEESLAIIGDGTRIREYATVNRGTSESGSTDVGENCLLMAYAHVAHDCKLGDNVIMANSVNLGGHVYIGDYAIVGGVVPVHQFVKIGTHSMVGGGFRVVQDLCPYSMAGGYPLKIAGLNIIGLRRRDFPRESIKILREVFKILFFSNLNTSQAVEKIKNEIELIDEVNEIFQFIKASTRGLVKA from the coding sequence ATGATTCACAAAACCGCGATTATATCGGAAGATGCCCGGCTGCATGAAACGGTCGAAGTCGGACCGTATGCGATAATAGAAGGTAATGTCGAGATAGATGAAGGTTGCAGTATCGGACCTCACGTCCAGATTGCGCCCGGAGCCCGTCTCGGCAAAAATGTTCAGGTATTCCAGGGCGCTGTCGTTGGTTCCATCCCGCAGGATTTGAAATTCGAAGGGGAAGAGTCGCTGGCTATTATCGGCGATGGAACGAGAATAAGAGAATACGCTACCGTTAATCGGGGTACTTCGGAAAGTGGTTCGACCGATGTCGGTGAAAATTGCCTTTTGATGGCTTATGCTCATGTCGCCCATGACTGCAAATTAGGCGATAACGTTATCATGGCCAATTCGGTCAATTTGGGTGGGCACGTTTATATCGGCGATTACGCCATTGTTGGCGGCGTGGTTCCAGTACATCAATTTGTAAAAATCGGGACGCATTCCATGGTCGGCGGTGGCTTTCGAGTGGTGCAGGACTTATGCCCTTATTCAATGGCGGGAGGATACCCCCTCAAAATAGCGGGACTGAATATTATCGGTCTGCGTCGGAGGGATTTCCCCCGAGAATCAATAAAAATACTGCGGGAAGTATTTAAAATACTGTTTTTTTCGAATTTGAATACATCACAGGCGGTAGAAAAAATAAAGAACGAGATTGAACTTATTGATGAAGTTAATGAAATTTTTCAATTTATTAAGGCGTCAACGCGAGGGCTGGTCAAAGCGTAA